The Streptomyces lienomycini sequence CCCGATGACGCGGAACGACTGGAGGCGGCGAACCAACTGCGAGGCGAGGAACGTCCCGAGGTTCGGATGGCCGTACGGCAAGGGCGCATCCGGCTGCGCGACGACCTTCACACCGCCCGCGTCCCGGCCGTACAGAGTGCCGTGCACGCCGTACAGGGGTGCACTCCTGGCCAGGAACACCGTCGGGTCGTCCTCCAGGTGCGGACAAAGCCTCGCGGTGGCACGGGTGTGCTTGCGGCACACCGGAGGCTGATTGGTGAGGGTGCTCGGCTGACTTGGATCGTGATCCCGGGGGCCGGCGAGGAAGATGAAGCCGAGGGGTGTGCGGGCGGGACGTGTGCAGACCTGGCAGGCGAGCGTCTGCATGCACACCATCTGTCGGTGGGGGTGCATCAGCTTCCACTGCGGCTCACCGGTGATCCGGCCGTCGGCGTCGACGGGGTTCCACCCGCACCGGGCCCAGAGCACGCCTCGCGGGTCTCGGTCCCGTGGGTCTTCGTCCGCGTAGTAGAGCCGCGGGCCGGAGGGGTGATACGTGATGACGAGGTTGTCCGGCGCCGCGTCCTCTCCGCCCCTCTGGGTGATGTACGGGACCAGGGAAAGGTCCTTGCCGCTCCGCTCGACTGCCCGCGGGTTGTACGTGAGGCGGAGGGGCGGGAAGGTCACGGTGCCTTCGTAAGACATCGGTGGGCCACCAGGCGTTCGAGGAGTTCGTCGAGCGTCCACGCCATACGCCGGGGTGTCCGACGGCACGACGGTGGTCGGTGGGTCCTTCCTCGGTCCCTGATGGCGCGCCCGTGCTCGATGAGGTCGGCCACCTGCCCGTCCTGCTCGGCCACCTTGGAGAACACGGCGAGGTGGACGAGTCGCATCAGATGACCACGAAGGCGCTGCGCGTGCTCGTCGACCTCGTGTTCGGTGGGCGTGTAGTCGTCCAGGACGGCTGCCACGTCATCGAGCAGCAAGCCGTCGACATACGGGGCCCAGCGCTGCACCTTCTCCAGCACCCTTCTCAAGCCGGCCTCGGTGAAGGGCGGTACGGCGGCTCGCACGGGATGGGACCAACCGGGGCGGAGGGTGGTGGCCGTCATCGCCCCGACTCCTCTGGCACAGCGAGGCGGAGCCGGTGGGTAGCTCGTACGGGGGGCGGGCACGGTGATCTCCTCTACGCGAAGTCGGCGATCCGGACGCCCTGGAGAGGGCCGACCGTCGGCTTCGAGGCTCCCGTTGCGGTAGTGGCGTTTCCACGCCGTCGCTACGCCCTTTTCCCGCCGTCTGGACGGCGGAGAAGCGTCGGTCGGACGGCGTGGAGACGCGCTGGAGACAAGCGGAACCTGTGGGTCACACCCGTTCGTACGACCGGAAGAGCGACCGCGATGCTGAACGACTCCCGCCTGGCAGTCCGCAGTTGTCCCACGCACTGGGTGGCCCTGGCCGGTCGGCGCGAGCCGCTTGCCTCCGCCCGTGACCACACTCGTACAGTGCTGGCCGGTGTCGTGCCTTGCGTGGACGACGCGGTGCTGGTCGTATCCGAGCTGGTGGGTAACGCAGTGCGACACACGACGGCCGGCCCCGACTGTCTGACTATCGTGATTGACGGGGACCAGGTCGTTGTCGCGGTTCACGACCCGGAGCCCGACGGTGGTGTACACCTGTCGGAGACGGCTGCCGATCCGCTTGCCGAGTCCGGCCGGGGGCTGTGGCTGGTGCAGGCGCTGGCACGGCGGTGGTACGTGGAGACCACCGCCGTCGGCAAGGCGGTCGTGGCCGTCCTGCCGCGCGGGAAAGCGGCGGTCAGCCGAGCGGCAGGCTCTTGACGACGTCCCACCGATAGACGCGGTCCTCGCGTCGCAGCTCCACCAACTGCACCTCACGAACGTCCAGATCAACTGACGCAAGCCCGCGAAGCGGGGTGACGGCCT is a genomic window containing:
- a CDS encoding DUF6415 family natural product biosynthesis protein; its protein translation is MTATTLRPGWSHPVRAAVPPFTEAGLRRVLEKVQRWAPYVDGLLLDDVAAVLDDYTPTEHEVDEHAQRLRGHLMRLVHLAVFSKVAEQDGQVADLIEHGRAIRDRGRTHRPPSCRRTPRRMAWTLDELLERLVAHRCLTKAP
- a CDS encoding ATP-binding protein — encoded protein: MLNDSRLAVRSCPTHWVALAGRREPLASARDHTRTVLAGVVPCVDDAVLVVSELVGNAVRHTTAGPDCLTIVIDGDQVVVAVHDPEPDGGVHLSETAADPLAESGRGLWLVQALARRWYVETTAVGKAVVAVLPRGKAAVSRAAGS